In Sciurus carolinensis chromosome 4, mSciCar1.2, whole genome shotgun sequence, the sequence tctgcaaaccccTGCATTACATCACCGTCATGAACCACAGAGTCTGTGCCACGCTCGTCTTCTGTTGCTGGATCTCCGGGTTGGTGATCATCATCACGCCTCTCGGCATGGGCCTCCAGCTGGAGTTCTGCGACTCCAATGTCATTGATCATTTTGGCTGTGACGCATCTCCTCTTTTTAAGATCTCGTGCTCAGATACGTGGTTTCTAGAGCAGACTGTTATTATTTGTGCCGTGTTTACTTTCATCATCACACTGATAGGTGTGAGTCTTTCCTACATCAATATTGTTAGGACAATTCTCAGATTCCCTTCTGctcagcaaagaaagaaagctttttccacctgctcctcccacatGATTGTGGTTTCCATCACCTATGGGAGCTGCATCTTCATCTACATCAAGCCTTCAGCCAAAGAACAGGTGGACATCAATAAAGGGGTCTTTGTGCTCACTACATCGGTTGCCCCTTTGttaaatccatttatttataccTTGAGGAACAAGCAAGTGAAACAAGCTTTCAATGACACAATCAAAAAAATTGCCTTTATCTTACATAAGTAAGAGCATGCTGGATTTAAGCAAGCAAATGAACATTAAAAGTTCCTTTCATCTTTCTTGAAGTTTTAACTTGATTAGCTAGATTAATCTTCTATGGTTctttaaatattgatttataaATCTATTTAGATAAAATTATGT encodes:
- the LOC124983210 gene encoding olfactory receptor 6C2-like yields the protein MINHTAITTFILLGLTDDPQLQILIFIFLFLTYVLSITGNLTIIILTLTDSHLKTPMYFFLRNFSFLEISFTTVCVPRFLYSISTRDNTITYNACASQIFFIGLFGATEFFLLAAMSYDRYVAICKPLHYITVMNHRVCATLVFCCWISGLVIIITPLGMGLQLEFCDSNVIDHFGCDASPLFKISCSDTWFLEQTVIICAVFTFIITLIGVSLSYINIVRTILRFPSAQQRKKAFSTCSSHMIVVSITYGSCIFIYIKPSAKEQVDINKGVFVLTTSVAPLLNPFIYTLRNKQVKQAFNDTIKKIAFILHK